In Methanothermus fervidus DSM 2088, a single genomic region encodes these proteins:
- a CDS encoding Uncharacterized conserved protein UCP019262 (COGs: COG4079 conserved hypothetical protein~InterPro IPR016754~KEGG: mth:MTH752 hypothetical protein~PFAM: Uncharacterised conserved protein UCP019262~SPTR: O26846 Conserved protein~PFAM: Uncharacterized protein conserved in archaea (DUF2121)): MSLILAYVGKKGCVIAGDKRKIAYFGDKSSRKILEEKLYTGKIKTLDELFEEAKKLGVSINITDNAKKVREKGHVAIGEVGIKATHSAKRRRLYATTNCYEIIELEGSKIVKRKKGNSALIVFGNRITKKISNEILKKEFNPKMSLQEIANLFKKIIKKASELTPTINKSCDIVIKNPILNKEMAEKILEMSISEDIKNLRKWRKSLKDKMIKAAKEITLASKIITEGDVGEIVDIKDGKIMVKLNQDVCAYDLNWEKVANPGEIVTMTADNPSEIKVGDKVVIENEELYVERCKEPLQCEVILTYCNRG, from the coding sequence ATGAGTCTTATTTTAGCATATGTCGGAAAAAAAGGTTGTGTTATAGCTGGAGACAAAAGAAAAATTGCATATTTTGGTGATAAGTCTTCTAGGAAAATTCTAGAAGAAAAATTGTATACCGGTAAAATAAAAACTTTAGATGAGCTTTTTGAAGAAGCTAAAAAGTTAGGAGTATCAATAAATATAACTGATAATGCAAAGAAAGTAAGAGAAAAGGGGCATGTTGCAATCGGAGAAGTAGGAATAAAAGCTACACATAGTGCAAAAAGAAGAAGATTATATGCGACAACTAACTGTTATGAAATTATAGAACTTGAAGGCTCAAAAATTGTTAAAAGAAAAAAAGGTAATAGTGCTCTGATTGTTTTTGGAAATAGAATAACAAAAAAAATTTCCAATGAAATTTTAAAAAAAGAGTTTAATCCAAAAATGAGTTTACAAGAAATAGCAAATTTATTTAAGAAAATAATAAAAAAAGCATCGGAATTAACTCCAACAATAAATAAGTCTTGTGATATCGTGATTAAAAATCCTATACTTAATAAAGAAATGGCAGAAAAGATATTGGAGATGAGTATATCAGAAGATATTAAAAACTTGCGAAAATGGAGAAAATCTTTAAAAGATAAGATGATAAAAGCTGCAAAAGAAATAACTTTAGCTTCCAAAATTATTACAGAAGGAGATGTCGGAGAAATAGTTGATATAAAAGATGGAAAAATAATGGTCAAATTAAATCAAGACGTTTGTGCATATGACTTAAATTGGGAAAAAGTTGCTAATCCGGGAGAAATTGTTACAATGACTGCTGACAATCCTTCAGAGATTAAAGTTGGAGACAAAGTAGTTATAGAAAATGAAGAATTATATGTGGAGCGTTGTAAAGAACCTTTACAATGTGAAGTAATACTAACATATTGTAACAGAGGATAA
- a CDS encoding chorismate synthase (COGs: COG0082 Chorismate synthase~InterPro IPR020541: IPR000453~KEGG: mth:MTH748 chorismate synthase~PFAM: chorismate synthase~PRIAM: Chorismate synthase~SPTR: O26843 Chorismate synthase~TIGRFAM: chorismate synthase~PFAM: Chorismate synthase~TIGRFAM: chorismate synthase), which produces MPGNTIGKMFRVTTFGSSHGKALGAVIDGCPAGLELSEKDIQKELDKRRPGISKITTPRKEPDKVEILSGVFNGKTDGTPIAALVYNKDVDSSAYEKLKNKPRPGHGDYGWIKRYGHYDYRGGGRGSGRVTIGHVIGGAVAKKLLKTVNIEVFAHVIQVGNIKAGKIDYSKRKERFKNSVRCIDKNTAKKMEELILKVKKEGNSIGGIVELVILGVPPGVGDPVFSKLDADLAHAIMGIGSVKGVEIGMGFEVARHMGSEVNDEFYLDKNKIKTVTNNSGGILGGISNGMPIILRMAVKPTPSISIPQKTVDLEKMEETKIKIEGRHDPCICPRIVPVAEASAAIVIADHLIRSGIIHPCNIKASGGI; this is translated from the coding sequence ATGCCAGGAAATACTATTGGAAAAATGTTTAGAGTAACAACGTTTGGATCTAGCCATGGGAAAGCATTAGGCGCTGTCATTGATGGATGTCCGGCTGGCTTAGAGTTGAGTGAAAAAGATATTCAGAAAGAATTAGATAAAAGAAGGCCTGGGATTAGCAAAATAACGACCCCTAGAAAAGAACCTGATAAGGTTGAGATATTATCAGGAGTTTTCAATGGTAAAACAGATGGTACTCCAATTGCAGCTTTGGTGTATAATAAAGATGTTGATTCTTCTGCATACGAAAAATTAAAGAATAAACCAAGGCCCGGTCACGGAGATTATGGTTGGATAAAAAGATATGGGCATTATGATTATCGTGGTGGTGGAAGAGGCAGCGGTAGAGTTACAATAGGACATGTAATTGGAGGAGCTGTTGCAAAAAAGTTACTTAAAACTGTTAACATTGAAGTATTTGCACATGTAATACAAGTTGGAAACATAAAAGCAGGAAAAATTGATTATTCAAAAAGAAAAGAACGTTTTAAAAATTCTGTAAGGTGTATAGACAAAAATACTGCCAAAAAAATGGAAGAGTTAATATTAAAAGTAAAAAAAGAAGGAAATTCTATTGGAGGGATTGTAGAATTAGTTATTTTAGGTGTACCTCCAGGGGTTGGAGATCCAGTATTTTCAAAATTAGATGCAGATTTAGCTCATGCAATAATGGGTATAGGATCTGTTAAAGGCGTTGAAATAGGTATGGGATTTGAAGTTGCTAGACATATGGGCAGCGAGGTCAATGATGAATTTTATTTAGATAAAAATAAAATAAAAACCGTGACAAATAATTCTGGAGGCATATTGGGTGGAATATCTAATGGGATGCCAATAATATTAAGAATGGCTGTCAAACCAACACCTTCAATATCAATACCTCAAAAAACTGTCGATTTAGAGAAAATGGAAGAAACAAAAATAAAAATAGAAGGTAGACATGACCCATGCATTTGTCCAAGAATTGTACCTGTTGCAGAAGCATCAGCTGCAATAGTTATAGCTGATCATCTAATAAGAAGTGGGATTATACATCCATGTAATATAAAAGCCTCGGGCGGGATTTGA
- a CDS encoding beta-lactamase superfamily hydrolase (COGs: COG1235 Metal-dependent hydrolase of the beta-lactamase superfamily I~KEGG: msi:Msm_1473 beta-lactamase superfamily hydrolase~SPTR: A5UNA0 Metal-dependent hydrolase, beta-lactamase superfamily~PFAM: Metallo-beta-lactamase superfamily), which translates to MGEVGFATITQKRMTGGFRIDHLDNKNFHIDPGPGAFIRTYQFGLNPINLDVVLVSHAHTDHYSDVEVMIEAMTKGMTRRRGTIVGSRSVIEGYNDFGPCISKYHLTKSDVVVMEPGDTTKIGNVKIKATPTQHGDPTGIGFQFKTKDIVISYTSDTAYFEDLGKYHKGADILIANVIRPNGERIRGHMCTDDLKKLLNIVRPKLTIMTHFGMKMINNNPAKEARDLCKETSLRVIPASDGMKIDLSNIAQRTLNDFFMPR; encoded by the coding sequence GTGGGGGAGGTAGGTTTTGCTACCATAACACAAAAAAGAATGACTGGTGGATTTAGGATAGATCACCTAGATAACAAAAATTTTCATATTGATCCAGGACCTGGAGCATTTATAAGAACATATCAATTTGGTTTAAATCCCATAAACCTTGATGTTGTACTTGTATCTCATGCACACACTGATCATTATTCAGATGTTGAAGTCATGATTGAAGCAATGACAAAAGGAATGACTAGAAGAAGAGGAACTATAGTTGGAAGTAGGAGTGTAATAGAAGGTTATAATGATTTTGGTCCCTGCATATCAAAGTATCATTTAACAAAATCTGATGTTGTAGTGATGGAACCTGGAGACACGACAAAAATTGGAAATGTTAAAATTAAGGCCACACCCACACAACATGGAGACCCAACAGGTATAGGTTTTCAATTTAAAACAAAAGATATAGTTATATCCTATACATCAGATACAGCATATTTTGAAGATTTAGGAAAATATCACAAAGGCGCTGATATATTAATTGCCAATGTTATAAGGCCAAATGGTGAACGTATTAGAGGGCATATGTGTACAGATGATCTCAAAAAACTTTTAAATATTGTAAGACCAAAATTAACTATAATGACACATTTTGGTATGAAAATGATTAATAATAACCCTGCTAAAGAGGCTAGAGATCTATGTAAAGAAACATCGTTAAGAGTTATTCCAGCATCTGATGGAATGAAAATAGATTTATCAAATATTGCACAAAGAACCTTAAATGATTTTTTCATGCCTCGGTAG